A region from the Aphis gossypii isolate Hap1 chromosome 1, ASM2018417v2, whole genome shotgun sequence genome encodes:
- the LOC114123625 gene encoding phosducin-like protein: MTDLESKLLGEKLHYYCSSSDEDEPMLDRDPPKQSKSDWDGTSSNTGPKGVLNDWEQYKRQQSTQRVQREKDVLKQINDMALTCKSEIEEMDDQFLAEYRKKRMKEMMAKTQEAPVFGKVFDLLTGDDFLVAVENENPYVTVIVHVYEHNVPTCSIMNSCLKVLCHEFQKTKFCKLIGSSAGMSLNFKMCGVPALLAYRAGQLVGNFVRITDELGDDFYAGDVENFLIEHGVLSDKSCIPSIITNDNDNNDDI; encoded by the coding sequence ATGACAGATTTAGAAAGTAAATTGCTGGGTGAAAAACTTCATTACTATTGTAGTAGCAGTGATGAAGATGAGCCAATGCTTGACAGGGATCCTCCCAAACAATCAAAGTCAGACTGGGACGGAACATCGTCCAATACTGGGCCAAAAGGAGTACTTAATGATTGGGAACAATACAAAAGACAGCAATCTACTCAGAGAGTACAGCGAGAAAAAGATGTATTAAAGCAGATAAATGATATGGCTCTAACATGTAAATCAGAAATTGAAGAAATGGATGATCAATTTCTAGCTGAATACCGTAAAAAACGCATGAAGGAAATGATGGCGAAAACTCAAGAAGCACCAGTATTTGGTAAAGTCTTTGATTTATTAACCGGGGATGACTTTTTGGTTGCAGTTGAGAATGAAAATCCGTATGTTACTGTGATTGTGCATGTTTATGAACACAACGTACCAACATGTTCAATCATGAATTCATGTTTGAAAGTTCTTTGTcatgaatttcaaaaaacaaaattttgtaAACTAATTGGTTCAAGTGCGGGTAtgagtttaaactttaaaatgtgtgGTGTTCCAGCTTTACTTGCATATAGAGCAGGACAGCTTGTTGGAAACTTTGTGCGGATTACAGATGAACTAGGCGATGACTTCTATGCGGGTGATGTAGAGAACTTCTTAATTGAACATGGGGTTCTTTCAGATAAATCATGTATACCTTCTATAATTACAAATGATAATGACAACaatgatgatatttaa